The following coding sequences lie in one Nycticebus coucang isolate mNycCou1 chromosome 18, mNycCou1.pri, whole genome shotgun sequence genomic window:
- the VAMP2 gene encoding vesicle-associated membrane protein 2: MSATAATAPPAAPAGEGGPPAPPPNLTSNRRLQQTQAQVDEVVDIMRVNVDKVLERDQKLSELDDRADALQAGASQFETSAAKLKRKYWWKNLKMMIILGVICAIILIIIIVYFST; encoded by the exons AT GTCTGCTACCGCTGCCACCGCCCCCCCTGCTGCCCCAGCTGGGGAGGGTGGTCCCCCTGCACCCCCTCCAAACCTCACCAGTAACAGGAGACTGCAGCAGACCCAGGCCCAGGTGGATGAG GTGGTGGACATCATGAGGGTGAATGTGGACAAGGTCCTGGAGCGGGACCAGAAGCTTTCGGAGCTGGACGACCGTGCAGATGCACTCCAGGCAGGGGCCTCCCAGTTTGAAACAAGTGCAGCCAAGCTCAAGCGTAAATACTGGTGGAAAAACCTCAAG ATGATGATCATTTTGGGAGTGATTTGCGCCATCatcctcatcatcatcattg TTTACTTCAGCACTTAA